One Actinoplanes missouriensis 431 DNA segment encodes these proteins:
- a CDS encoding Jag family protein — MTDTSTPPSAESAEASAAPTATEEASEAKKSESVASDSDLFRQSEIAADYVEGLLDILDYDGDIDELVSAGRPMVEVVGGRLQPLVGQRGATLEALQELTRLAIFRATGSPSRLLLDIGGYRAARRKELAAVARNAVEKVKEHGDPVRLEAMSAFERKCVHDVVNAIPGVQSESEGVEPNRRIVVRAAD; from the coding sequence GTGACCGACACCAGCACTCCCCCTTCCGCCGAGTCGGCCGAGGCCTCGGCCGCGCCGACGGCCACCGAGGAGGCTTCGGAGGCCAAGAAGTCGGAGAGCGTCGCCTCGGACAGCGACCTGTTCCGTCAGAGCGAGATCGCTGCGGACTACGTCGAGGGTCTGCTGGACATCCTCGACTACGACGGTGACATCGACGAGCTGGTCTCGGCCGGCCGGCCGATGGTCGAGGTGGTCGGTGGCCGGCTGCAGCCGCTCGTCGGCCAGCGCGGCGCCACGCTCGAAGCCCTGCAGGAGCTGACCCGTCTGGCGATCTTCCGGGCGACCGGATCGCCGAGCCGGCTGCTGCTCGACATCGGCGGCTACCGCGCGGCTCGCCGCAAGGAGCTCGCCGCCGTCGCCCGCAACGCCGTCGAGAAGGTGAAGGAGCACGGCGACCCGGTGCGCCTGGAGGCGATGTCGGCCTTCGAGCGCAAGTGCGTGCACGACGTGGTCAACGCGATCCCGGGCGTGCAGAGCGAGTCCGAGGGTGTCGAGCCCAACCGCCGCATCGTGGTGCGCGCGGCGGACTGA
- the rsmG gene encoding 16S rRNA (guanine(527)-N(7))-methyltransferase RsmG: MPPAQFAEAAAAVFGDRLALAGRYAELLATEGVIRGLIGPRETPRLWERHLINCGVMSQIIPSGASVVDVGSGAGLPGIVLAVARPDLVITLVEPLARRTAFLDEVVDLLDLDNVTVIRGRAEEVVGRVEADIVTARAVAALDKLAGWCLPLAAVGGRLLALKGASAAEEVAEHEAALSALGGGEVTVRFCGEGLIDPPATVVDVVKERQVVAARGSGNRDARGSRGGESRGDGRRKARRR, from the coding sequence GTGCCGCCGGCTCAGTTCGCTGAGGCGGCTGCTGCGGTCTTCGGTGATCGTCTCGCGTTGGCGGGGCGTTATGCCGAGCTGCTCGCCACCGAGGGGGTGATCCGGGGTCTGATCGGGCCTCGGGAGACGCCCCGGCTCTGGGAGCGTCATCTCATCAACTGCGGCGTTATGTCGCAGATAATCCCGTCCGGCGCTTCGGTCGTGGACGTCGGCTCTGGTGCCGGTTTGCCCGGTATCGTGCTGGCAGTGGCACGGCCGGATCTCGTCATCACGCTTGTCGAGCCACTGGCCCGGCGCACCGCGTTCCTCGACGAGGTGGTCGATCTTCTCGATCTGGACAACGTCACGGTGATTCGCGGCCGCGCGGAAGAGGTCGTCGGCCGGGTCGAAGCCGACATCGTCACGGCGCGTGCCGTGGCGGCGCTCGACAAGCTGGCCGGGTGGTGCCTGCCGCTCGCCGCGGTGGGCGGACGGTTGCTGGCGTTGAAGGGCGCCTCGGCGGCTGAAGAGGTTGCCGAGCACGAGGCGGCGTTGTCCGCGCTGGGCGGCGGCGAGGTGACGGTCAGGTTCTGCGGTGAGGGGCTGATCGACCCGCCGGCGACGGTGGTGGATGTGGTCAAGGAACGTCAGGTGGTTGCGGCTCGGGGTTCCGGGAACCGGGATGCGCGGGGATCTCGCGGCGGGGAGTCGCGCGGTGATGGGCGAAGGAAGGCTCGGAGGCGGTAG